A single genomic interval of Koleobacter methoxysyntrophicus harbors:
- a CDS encoding IS1634 family transposase produces the protein MFIKITQSGKYKYAQLVESYREGQNVKHRVLLNLGRLDEIENNPSFQHLGMRLLELSKAKKVIDLESFSDARIVNWGYLVYRKIWEVFELDKILTRIKEKGKTQFNLSNACFLMVIQHLLQPKSKLATYANQGYYVQLPNVELHHLYRALDIIHIQKEQIEELMFHKNRNLFNMQVDVVFYDVTTFSFESVKADTLRDFGFSKDGKFNEVQVVLGLLVDCEGRPIGYELFPGNTFDGKTLDTALEKLEKRFGIRRVIIVADRGINSKLNLKRIVDRNYSYIFAARFKNMGRKIEEQVFDPEGYIELSSDQDEKVLYKVIDHINRFKQDGKTCELKEKLIITYSSKRARKDQKDRERLIQKAELLLKDQSKITASNKRGGKKYLKNSGEEVWYLDQEAIARDERFDGYYGIQTNEQDIKPQDALEAYHTLWKIEESFRIMKSTLEVRPIFHWTEPRIKGHFLICFLAFLLERTLEFKLKKAGETASPDKIREALNSMNFAEVEIEQKRFFIKTKATDLSSKILRILRIKPLKNVIPVEEFTL, from the coding sequence ATGTTCATCAAAATTACCCAATCCGGAAAATACAAATACGCACAGCTTGTCGAGTCGTATCGTGAAGGGCAAAACGTAAAACACAGGGTACTTCTTAATCTGGGTCGATTAGACGAGATAGAGAACAACCCCAGCTTCCAACATCTTGGAATGAGGCTGTTAGAGCTTTCCAAGGCAAAGAAAGTCATTGACCTAGAAAGCTTTTCCGATGCAAGGATAGTGAACTGGGGTTACCTCGTCTACAGAAAAATCTGGGAGGTGTTTGAACTTGATAAGATACTGACCCGGATAAAAGAAAAAGGGAAGACCCAGTTTAACTTGAGCAATGCCTGTTTTCTCATGGTCATCCAGCATCTTTTACAGCCGAAGAGCAAGTTAGCCACTTATGCCAACCAAGGGTATTATGTGCAGCTGCCGAACGTAGAATTACACCACCTGTACCGTGCACTAGACATCATCCATATCCAGAAAGAGCAAATAGAAGAATTAATGTTTCATAAAAACCGAAACCTCTTCAATATGCAGGTAGACGTAGTATTTTATGATGTAACCACCTTTTCCTTCGAGAGCGTCAAAGCGGATACACTGAGAGATTTCGGTTTCAGCAAAGACGGGAAGTTCAATGAAGTCCAGGTAGTATTGGGTCTCTTGGTTGACTGTGAAGGCCGACCTATCGGCTATGAACTGTTTCCCGGCAACACCTTTGACGGCAAGACCCTGGATACGGCACTTGAGAAACTAGAGAAGCGTTTTGGTATTCGCAGGGTCATCATAGTAGCTGACAGGGGTATAAACAGCAAGCTGAACCTGAAAAGGATCGTCGATAGAAACTACAGCTACATCTTTGCCGCACGGTTCAAGAACATGGGCAGAAAGATAGAGGAACAGGTCTTTGACCCAGAAGGTTATATCGAATTAAGTTCAGATCAAGACGAAAAGGTACTCTACAAAGTAATAGACCACATTAACAGATTCAAACAAGACGGTAAGACCTGCGAACTAAAAGAAAAACTTATCATTACATATTCGTCTAAAAGAGCCAGAAAAGACCAAAAAGATCGAGAAAGGCTCATTCAAAAGGCCGAACTGCTTTTAAAAGATCAATCCAAGATTACGGCCAGCAACAAACGCGGTGGCAAAAAATACCTCAAAAATTCCGGCGAAGAGGTCTGGTATCTAGACCAAGAAGCCATAGCCAGAGATGAACGGTTTGACGGCTACTACGGTATCCAGACCAATGAGCAGGACATAAAACCCCAGGATGCGCTGGAAGCCTATCATACCTTGTGGAAGATCGAAGAATCGTTCCGGATCATGAAAAGTACTCTGGAGGTCAGGCCTATTTTTCATTGGACCGAACCGAGGATTAAAGGGCACTTCTTAATTTGCTTTTTGGCCTTCCTGCTGGAAAGAACATTGGAATTCAAACTGAAAAAAGCTGGTGAGACGGCCTCCCCGGATAAGATTCGTGAAGCTTTGAATTCCATGAACTTTGCTGAGGTTGAGATTGAGCAGAAGAGGTTTTTCATCAAGACTAAAGCTACAGACCTGAGCAGTAAGATTCTTCGTATCCTCCGAATCAAACCCCTGAAAAATGTGATTCCCGTAGAAGAGTTTACCCTTTAA
- the iorA gene encoding indolepyruvate ferredoxin oxidoreductase subunit alpha: protein MKALLSGNEAIARGAYENGVTVATAYPGTPSTEILENMVNYKDKIYCEWAPNEKVAMEVAIGASFGGARTLVAMKHVGLNVAADPFLTLSYTGVKGGMVVVSADDPSMHSSQNEQDNRHYARLAKVPMLEPSDSQEAKDFVGIALDISEQFDTPVLLRTTTRISHSKTVVELKDRREKPEPAEFERAPQKFVMIPGHARLRHIEVEERLKKLEEYANNAEINRIEWGDAKIGVITSGISYQYVKEAMPEASVLKLGLTYPLAKDLIRSFAEKVDTLFVVEELDPFLEEQIKAMGIKVTGKDKLPLIYEFDQGVIRERLLGEKRKEDNILSDVSLPPRPPVLCPGCPHRGVFYVLKKLKLVVTGDIGCYTLGVVPPLSAMDTTVCMGASVGMAFGAELALKDKIKHKVVGVIGDSTFIHSGITGLIDIVYNKGASTIIILDNRITGMTGHQDNPATGKTLMGERTHQLDLGEVARAVGVKNVRVIDPYDLEETERVIREEVAKDEPSVIITNRPCVLIVKDKEWDKYQVDQELCRSCGMCYKVGCSAIYKENGKAKIDTLFCTGCGVCQQVCKFNAIKKVGEEE from the coding sequence GTGAAGGCTTTACTGTCAGGGAATGAAGCCATAGCCAGGGGGGCATATGAAAACGGTGTAACCGTGGCAACGGCTTATCCTGGAACTCCAAGCACAGAAATCCTGGAAAATATGGTTAATTACAAAGATAAAATCTACTGTGAATGGGCTCCTAATGAAAAGGTTGCGATGGAGGTGGCGATCGGGGCTTCTTTCGGAGGAGCCAGGACCCTTGTGGCAATGAAACATGTAGGGCTTAATGTTGCGGCTGACCCCTTTTTAACCCTATCATATACTGGGGTAAAGGGAGGGATGGTAGTTGTATCTGCCGATGACCCCAGCATGCACAGCTCCCAGAATGAACAGGATAACCGGCATTATGCCCGCCTGGCTAAAGTTCCTATGCTGGAACCCAGCGACAGCCAGGAGGCCAAAGATTTCGTAGGAATAGCCCTTGATATCAGCGAACAGTTCGATACCCCGGTGCTGCTGAGGACTACCACCAGGATATCCCATTCTAAAACCGTTGTAGAACTAAAAGACAGGAGGGAAAAACCGGAACCTGCAGAATTTGAAAGAGCCCCTCAGAAATTCGTGATGATACCGGGCCACGCCAGATTACGCCACATAGAGGTTGAAGAGAGGCTTAAGAAATTAGAAGAATACGCTAACAATGCGGAAATTAACAGAATCGAATGGGGGGACGCAAAGATTGGGGTTATAACCAGCGGCATATCATACCAGTATGTGAAGGAAGCCATGCCGGAGGCTTCTGTATTGAAACTGGGATTGACTTATCCCCTGGCAAAAGACCTTATCAGGAGTTTTGCCGAGAAGGTGGATACCCTGTTTGTAGTGGAGGAACTGGACCCCTTCCTGGAGGAACAAATTAAAGCCATGGGGATTAAAGTAACGGGGAAAGATAAACTCCCGTTGATATATGAATTCGACCAAGGGGTTATCAGGGAAAGGCTCCTCGGCGAAAAGAGAAAGGAAGATAATATCCTTTCCGATGTTAGTTTACCGCCAAGGCCTCCCGTCCTTTGCCCGGGGTGCCCTCACAGGGGGGTATTTTACGTCCTTAAAAAGTTAAAACTGGTGGTTACGGGCGATATAGGGTGTTATACCCTCGGAGTAGTTCCGCCTTTAAGTGCAATGGATACAACGGTCTGCATGGGGGCAAGTGTCGGAATGGCTTTCGGGGCAGAGCTGGCACTAAAAGATAAGATTAAACATAAGGTAGTAGGCGTAATTGGAGATTCTACCTTTATTCACTCCGGCATAACGGGTCTTATCGATATAGTTTATAATAAAGGGGCTTCAACGATAATAATTCTGGACAACAGGATTACAGGGATGACCGGGCACCAGGACAACCCTGCTACAGGGAAGACCCTTATGGGTGAACGCACCCATCAGCTGGACCTGGGCGAAGTCGCCAGGGCTGTAGGGGTAAAAAATGTTAGGGTAATAGACCCTTATGACTTAGAAGAGACAGAGAGGGTTATCAGGGAAGAAGTTGCTAAAGATGAACCATCGGTGATTATTACAAACCGCCCATGTGTATTGATTGTTAAGGACAAGGAATGGGATAAATACCAGGTCGATCAGGAACTCTGCAGAAGCTGTGGAATGTGTTATAAAGTAGGGTGCTCTGCCATTTATAAAGAAAACGGTAAAGCAAAAATCGATACCCTTTTCTGCACCGGCTGCGGTGTCTGCCAGCAGGTGTGCAAATTCAACGCCATCAAAAAGGTTGGTGAAGAAGAATGA
- a CDS encoding indolepyruvate oxidoreductase subunit beta — protein MNRITGIMIVGVGGQGVILASELLCEAAMRMGYDVKKSEVHGMAQRGGSVVSNVRFGEKVYSPLISKGEADILLSFEQLETLRWLDYIKPEGKIIVNMQKIMPMAVAIGQGEYPGDVFGILKRKTDKIYRVDGLGIATKAGNVKAVNVAVIGALSNYLDIPEGIWKEVIENRVPPKTLKINLTAFEMGRNYGQE, from the coding sequence ATGAATAGAATTACCGGAATAATGATAGTGGGTGTCGGGGGCCAGGGGGTCATTCTGGCCAGTGAATTGCTGTGTGAGGCTGCTATGAGAATGGGATATGATGTAAAAAAATCAGAGGTCCACGGTATGGCGCAGAGGGGAGGCAGCGTTGTCAGCAATGTCAGATTCGGGGAAAAGGTTTATTCCCCCCTTATATCAAAGGGAGAGGCAGATATCCTCTTGTCTTTCGAACAGCTGGAAACCTTGAGATGGTTGGACTATATTAAACCTGAAGGGAAGATAATCGTTAATATGCAGAAAATAATGCCCATGGCAGTAGCTATAGGTCAGGGCGAGTATCCCGGAGATGTTTTCGGAATATTGAAGAGGAAGACCGACAAGATATACAGGGTAGACGGTTTGGGGATTGCAACAAAGGCCGGGAATGTCAAAGCCGTGAATGTGGCAGTTATCGGTGCCCTTTCCAATTATCTGGATATTCCGGAAGGAATCTGGAAGGAGGTTATAGAGAACAGGGTGCCTCCCAAAACCCTTAAGATAAATCTAACGGCCTTCGAAATGGGAAGAAATTACGGACAGGAATAA
- a CDS encoding putative glycoside hydrolase, translating to MKLSSEYLTRILTNENNVTSVVRVFIMVGFLIAASFIQACTTNVTTIGTNPNLNKETVQGNVYSTSNTVKDFLIQPNIKVEPVWEPVEVKAIYLTGYSAGNDTRFKQLLNLVNSTELNAMVIDIKDEHGITHNSKVPIAREIGATSGRIKDPVKILKTLKENNIYPIARIVVFKDAVLAKKKPELAVKHKNGGIWKDRKGIPWADPYNKEVWEYNIALAEEAARLGFKEVQFDYVRFPSDGDIKSAVYESYNGQSRSEVITEFLKYAKKRLEPRGVYVSADVFGLVTSSTDDMYIGQFLEDIAGVVDYICPMVYPSHYALGSYGIPNPDASPYETVYTSLSHAVNRLNRMEGEKAIIRPWLQDFTLGYKYGPDEVKAQIRAVYDAGLKEWILWNPSNYYTVGALKRE from the coding sequence ATGAAACTCAGCAGTGAATATCTAACGCGAATCCTTACCAATGAAAACAATGTTACCTCTGTAGTAAGGGTTTTTATAATGGTTGGCTTCCTTATAGCCGCTTCATTTATACAGGCCTGTACTACAAATGTAACAACGATCGGAACGAATCCGAATCTGAATAAGGAAACGGTACAGGGGAATGTCTATTCCACCTCTAATACGGTAAAGGACTTTTTGATTCAGCCCAATATAAAGGTAGAACCTGTATGGGAACCCGTTGAGGTTAAGGCCATTTACCTGACCGGTTATTCGGCCGGGAATGATACGAGATTTAAACAACTGCTTAATCTGGTAAATTCTACAGAATTAAATGCAATGGTTATAGATATTAAGGACGAACACGGTATTACCCATAATTCTAAAGTCCCCATAGCACGAGAAATAGGTGCTACTTCCGGCAGAATTAAAGACCCTGTAAAAATACTTAAAACCCTTAAAGAGAACAACATATATCCTATAGCAAGGATCGTTGTTTTTAAAGACGCTGTTCTTGCGAAGAAAAAACCTGAGCTTGCAGTTAAGCATAAAAACGGAGGGATATGGAAGGATAGGAAGGGGATTCCCTGGGCTGATCCTTACAATAAAGAGGTGTGGGAATATAATATAGCATTGGCGGAAGAAGCTGCCAGGCTGGGTTTTAAAGAAGTTCAGTTCGATTATGTCCGCTTCCCTTCAGACGGTGATATAAAGAGTGCCGTTTATGAAAGTTATAACGGTCAATCCCGTTCAGAGGTAATTACCGAATTTTTAAAATATGCTAAAAAAAGACTGGAACCCAGGGGAGTATACGTATCTGCAGATGTTTTCGGGCTTGTAACTTCTTCAACCGATGACATGTATATCGGTCAGTTCCTGGAGGATATTGCAGGGGTGGTAGATTATATCTGCCCCATGGTTTATCCTTCGCATTATGCCCTGGGTTCCTACGGAATACCCAATCCCGATGCTTCTCCTTATGAGACCGTTTATACGAGCCTGAGCCATGCTGTAAACCGTTTAAACAGGATGGAAGGCGAAAAAGCCATAATACGCCCGTGGCTACAGGATTTTACCCTCGGCTACAAATACGGGCCAGACGAGGTAAAGGCGCAGATCAGGGCAGTATATGATGCAGGCCTCAAAGAATGGATCCTCTGGAATCCCAGCAATTACTATACAGTAGGGGCATTAAAACGGGAATAA
- a CDS encoding RCKP-type rubredoxin-like domain-containing protein, with product MAVFKCKQCGFEKESRCKPRKCPECGARDTFEKIEKK from the coding sequence ATGGCTGTCTTCAAATGCAAACAATGCGGTTTTGAGAAGGAATCCAGGTGTAAACCGCGAAAGTGTCCTGAGTGTGGGGCAAGGGATACTTTTGAAAAGATCGAAAAAAAATAA
- a CDS encoding Fur family transcriptional regulator has product MTRKKGFTRMTKQRRIILDVLRSTTSHPTADWLYEKVKDKIPNISLGTVYRNLNILKEMNEIMELNYGSTYSRFDGNPQNHYHFVCERCGRVFDIDEEVHREMDRRVEEKTGFTVRYHRMEFYGTCRECQNEKEEE; this is encoded by the coding sequence ATGACCAGGAAAAAAGGGTTTACAAGAATGACAAAGCAGCGTAGAATAATCCTCGATGTTTTGCGCAGCACTACTTCTCACCCCACTGCTGATTGGCTCTATGAAAAGGTAAAGGATAAGATTCCCAATATCAGCCTCGGTACGGTTTACAGAAACCTCAATATATTGAAAGAAATGAATGAGATAATGGAATTGAATTATGGGAGCACATACAGCCGGTTTGACGGGAATCCGCAGAATCACTATCATTTCGTGTGTGAGAGATGCGGCAGGGTCTTTGACATTGACGAAGAAGTTCACAGAGAGATGGATAGGCGGGTTGAAGAAAAGACGGGTTTTACTGTAAGGTATCACAGGATGGAGTTTTACGGAACATGCAGGGAATGTCAGAATGAAAAAGAGGAAGAATAA
- a CDS encoding vitamin B12-dependent ribonucleotide reductase yields MGKKLELTVNARKVLEKRYLKKDEKGNPIEQPEDMLKRVAKTIASAEGLYGNEDQVSEVEKKFYDIMANLEFLPNSPTLMNAGRDLGQLSACFVLPVEDSMEGIFDAIKHAALIHKSGGGTGMSFSRLRPRGATVRSTGGVASGPVSFMKVFNAATEAVKQGGTRRGANMGILRVDHPDILQFIQCKRDNKDITNFNISVGITEEFMKALYEGRVYNLVDPHTNKVAGTLEAQKVFDLIVEMAWNNGEPGIIFLDKINESNPTPHIGVIESTNPCGEQPLLPYESCNLGSINLLKMVKKSGKRWEIDWNKLKDTVYWAVRFLDNVIDINKYPLPEIEEKTKANRKIGLGVMGFADMLIRLGIPYNSQKGVDTAEELMRFIQDESKKASAKLAETRGVFPNFKGSIYDRPGAPRVRNATTTTIAPTGTISIIGGTSSGIEPLFAVCFVRNVLDNDKLVEVHPLFEEIAKEKGFFSRDLMEQIAQKGSLEGIYDIPEDVKRIFVTAHDVSPEWHIKMQAAFQKYTDNAVSKTVNFPNSATKEDVRKVYLMAYEMGCKGVTIYRDGSREEQVLNKGLNLAKNQEEHHEKGKLKPRARPTITYGNTEKVKIGCGNLYITVNSDENGICEVFTNLGRAGGCPSQSEATSRLISLALRSGIDVQSIVEQLKGIRCHSTIRKKGLRVLSCPDAIGRAIERTVGRKMVPNGTAQELTNQELTAALEEDCPGQNWQKCPECGGPIEHESGCIVCRSCGFSKCG; encoded by the coding sequence GTGGGCAAAAAATTAGAACTAACTGTTAATGCAAGAAAGGTTCTGGAAAAACGGTACCTGAAGAAGGATGAAAAAGGGAACCCTATCGAACAGCCGGAAGATATGCTGAAAAGGGTTGCAAAAACTATTGCATCGGCGGAAGGACTGTATGGAAATGAAGACCAGGTCTCAGAAGTGGAAAAAAAGTTTTATGATATAATGGCCAATCTGGAGTTTTTGCCAAATTCTCCTACCCTTATGAATGCCGGTCGGGACTTGGGACAGCTTTCAGCATGTTTTGTACTGCCGGTAGAGGATTCAATGGAGGGGATTTTTGACGCGATTAAACATGCAGCCCTTATTCATAAGAGCGGTGGCGGGACGGGCATGAGCTTTTCCCGGTTAAGGCCCAGAGGAGCTACTGTCCGATCTACCGGGGGGGTTGCTTCAGGCCCCGTTTCTTTTATGAAGGTCTTTAATGCGGCAACTGAAGCCGTAAAACAGGGAGGTACAAGACGTGGGGCAAATATGGGCATTTTGAGGGTGGATCACCCCGATATCCTGCAGTTTATTCAATGTAAACGGGATAATAAGGATATTACAAACTTCAATATCAGTGTCGGCATAACGGAAGAATTTATGAAAGCCCTATACGAAGGCAGGGTTTATAATCTGGTTGACCCACACACGAATAAAGTTGCGGGAACCCTCGAAGCTCAAAAGGTCTTTGACCTGATAGTAGAAATGGCCTGGAATAACGGCGAACCGGGAATAATTTTTCTTGATAAAATTAATGAATCAAACCCTACCCCTCACATAGGTGTAATCGAGAGTACCAATCCCTGCGGTGAACAGCCTCTTCTCCCTTATGAATCATGCAACCTCGGTTCAATCAACCTCTTAAAAATGGTAAAGAAATCGGGAAAGAGGTGGGAAATAGATTGGAACAAGCTTAAAGATACGGTTTACTGGGCTGTAAGGTTTTTAGATAATGTGATAGATATAAACAAATACCCTCTCCCCGAGATTGAGGAAAAAACGAAGGCAAACAGGAAGATCGGTTTAGGGGTTATGGGATTTGCCGATATGTTAATAAGACTGGGGATTCCGTACAATAGCCAAAAAGGGGTAGATACTGCAGAAGAATTGATGAGATTTATTCAGGACGAGTCCAAAAAAGCCTCCGCTAAGCTGGCCGAAACCCGGGGGGTATTTCCTAATTTTAAAGGAAGTATTTATGACAGACCGGGAGCACCCCGGGTTAGGAATGCAACTACCACAACTATAGCACCAACAGGGACCATTTCCATAATTGGGGGGACAAGCAGCGGTATAGAACCGCTCTTTGCAGTATGCTTTGTGAGGAATGTCCTCGACAATGATAAGCTCGTTGAGGTTCATCCCCTTTTTGAAGAAATAGCAAAAGAGAAGGGATTTTTCAGCAGAGATTTGATGGAGCAAATAGCTCAAAAGGGTTCCCTTGAAGGCATATATGATATTCCCGAAGATGTAAAAAGGATTTTTGTAACGGCCCACGATGTCAGCCCTGAATGGCATATTAAAATGCAGGCAGCCTTCCAAAAATATACAGATAATGCTGTATCAAAGACGGTCAATTTTCCGAATTCCGCTACGAAGGAAGATGTGCGAAAGGTATATTTAATGGCATATGAAATGGGCTGTAAAGGTGTTACGATTTATCGGGATGGAAGCAGGGAAGAACAGGTTTTAAACAAAGGGCTGAATTTAGCAAAGAATCAGGAAGAGCATCATGAGAAAGGGAAATTGAAACCCAGGGCCAGGCCCACTATAACTTACGGGAATACCGAAAAGGTTAAAATAGGGTGCGGCAACCTGTATATAACCGTTAATTCTGATGAAAACGGGATATGTGAGGTATTTACGAACCTTGGACGTGCAGGGGGGTGCCCATCACAGTCGGAAGCAACAAGCCGCCTTATTTCTCTGGCCCTCCGCTCAGGCATAGATGTGCAATCAATTGTTGAACAGCTCAAAGGGATTCGATGCCATTCTACTATAAGGAAAAAAGGGCTCAGGGTCCTGTCATGCCCCGATGCCATAGGAAGGGCAATTGAAAGGACCGTGGGCAGGAAAATGGTTCCAAACGGAACCGCCCAGGAGCTTACTAATCAGGAACTCACGGCTGCTCTGGAGGAAGACTGCCCCGGTCAGAACTGGCAGAAATGCCCGGAATGCGGCGGCCCAATTGAACACGAGAGCGGATGCATAGTATGCCGTTCCTGTGGGTTTTCTAAGTGCGGGTAA
- a CDS encoding MotA/TolQ/ExbB proton channel family protein → MNILANILGKLNPAAYLIITAIIAIFGVSFLVSLIVRSRYINMQRELDNLKNRNNGVFNSGVLNRIVDDYKLAASENYPEVNTQAIIEKNFNKELRMLNLGERFVKNSVSLIIILGLLGTFYGLTMSVEKLVELLSSTGNTEMLDSIDSIVGGLILSVRGMSVAFVTSLIGIAFSVILTIINIIVNIEESRESLMVSIEEYLDNIIAPGFSKNREEKYSALNKTLVSAFENIGEKIESDIRNAFENLGGRLIKGVVDIELAVKSLGETVERFDESLKTFRENTRDFSEFNFNLRHNIERMDVSFVDLTEALKETSKIIVNNYKAIEGLSKVLKNGIDSDNKNY, encoded by the coding sequence TTGAACATTTTGGCTAATATATTGGGAAAATTGAATCCTGCAGCTTACCTTATAATAACGGCGATAATAGCGATATTCGGCGTTTCCTTTTTGGTGAGTTTGATTGTCCGCAGCAGGTACATAAATATGCAGAGGGAATTGGACAACCTCAAGAACAGAAATAACGGCGTATTTAATTCCGGGGTATTAAACAGGATTGTAGATGATTATAAGCTTGCTGCATCGGAGAATTATCCCGAAGTAAATACTCAGGCAATAATCGAAAAAAACTTTAACAAAGAGCTGAGGATGCTGAACCTTGGGGAGAGATTTGTTAAAAACTCCGTATCATTGATCATTATTCTCGGGCTGTTGGGTACTTTCTACGGCCTGACCATGTCAGTCGAAAAATTAGTGGAGCTTTTAAGCTCAACCGGGAACACGGAAATGCTGGACAGCATAGATTCAATAGTCGGCGGATTGATATTATCGGTAAGGGGGATGTCGGTAGCCTTTGTAACCAGCCTTATAGGGATAGCTTTTTCGGTCATATTAACCATAATAAATATTATCGTAAATATTGAAGAATCCAGAGAGTCCCTTATGGTCAGTATAGAGGAATATTTAGATAACATCATTGCTCCGGGGTTCTCAAAGAACAGGGAAGAGAAATATTCTGCCCTGAACAAAACCCTGGTATCCGCTTTTGAAAATATCGGTGAAAAAATAGAAAGCGATATTAGAAATGCCTTTGAAAATCTAGGGGGGAGGCTTATCAAGGGGGTTGTCGATATAGAACTGGCCGTTAAATCCCTCGGAGAGACGGTAGAACGGTTTGATGAATCCCTCAAAACTTTCAGGGAAAACACAAGGGACTTCAGTGAATTCAATTTTAATTTAAGACACAATATCGAACGAATGGATGTAAGTTTTGTAGATTTAACGGAGGCTTTAAAAGAAACTTCTAAAATTATTGTGAATAACTATAAGGCCATTGAAGGGCTGTCAAAGGTGCTGAAAAACGGCATAGATTCGGATAACAAAAACTATTGA
- a CDS encoding OmpA family protein — MKLRKRNFKKLSSNQDFWPSFTDVMSTIALILFFLMLLAYIQNIITGSNLELAKKQLETARLEIKKAERDLRKIRDEYERTREEVELSRKALELSEKEIERQKEIIAISNYELEKLRAELQNIAVLRLDILKKVKSSVEKEIGRTNKEGEELVTIGDNANIIINESLVFPYNSYEIKPEGKELLKHLAVAFEKILDDENIRSNIDAINVEGHTDSRGTAEYNRDLSVKRSTAVVNYLMRANPGLEEKYGRYFAATGFSEFRPIAVEYTEKDREKNRRIEISIIVKDSNIQNVIEKYLEDTEEMFEGR; from the coding sequence ATGAAATTACGTAAAAGGAACTTTAAGAAACTCAGCAGTAATCAAGATTTCTGGCCTTCTTTTACCGATGTGATGTCAACCATAGCCCTTATCTTGTTTTTTCTAATGCTGCTGGCATATATCCAGAACATAATTACGGGCAGCAATCTCGAGCTTGCCAAAAAGCAGCTAGAAACTGCACGTTTAGAAATAAAGAAGGCAGAAAGGGATTTGAGGAAGATAAGGGATGAATATGAACGGACCAGGGAAGAAGTTGAATTGAGCAGGAAAGCCCTTGAACTGTCGGAAAAGGAGATTGAAAGGCAGAAGGAGATTATTGCTATAAGCAATTACGAACTCGAGAAGCTGAGGGCAGAGCTTCAAAATATTGCAGTATTGAGGTTGGATATCTTGAAAAAGGTTAAGAGTTCCGTTGAAAAGGAAATCGGAAGGACGAATAAAGAGGGAGAAGAGCTGGTTACAATAGGTGATAATGCAAATATAATAATCAATGAAAGTCTGGTATTCCCGTATAATTCCTATGAAATCAAACCCGAAGGAAAGGAACTGCTTAAACACCTGGCGGTAGCCTTTGAGAAAATACTGGATGACGAGAACATACGGTCAAATATCGATGCGATAAATGTTGAGGGCCACACCGACAGCAGGGGTACCGCTGAATACAACAGGGACCTTTCCGTAAAAAGGTCAACGGCTGTCGTAAATTATCTGATGAGGGCAAACCCCGGGCTAGAAGAAAAATATGGGAGATATTTTGCGGCTACGGGTTTTTCGGAATTTCGCCCTATTGCTGTGGAGTATACGGAGAAGGATAGAGAGAAAAACAGGCGTATTGAGATATCAATAATTGTTAAGGATAGTAATATTCAAAATGTAATAGAGAAATACCTGGAGGATACCGAAGAGATGTTTGAAGGCAGATAA
- the sleB gene encoding spore cortex-lytic enzyme → MLIIFCIFSAIAALYIHDKGVKAQTLYWGSRGDDVYELQRKLKQWGYYTGPVDGYFGAKTHKAVVYFQRKNGLRVDGLVGRETRRALGMAVATNYAASRGISNRDDLYLLAQLITGEARGEPYLGQVAVGAVVLNRVEHPSFPKTIAGVIFQPGAFTAVSDGQMFRPPTSTAIRAAADALNGWDPTWGALYYYNPARTTNRWIWSRPVHLVIGKHRFAR, encoded by the coding sequence ATGCTGATTATCTTCTGTATTTTTTCAGCAATAGCCGCCCTTTATATCCATGATAAAGGGGTAAAGGCCCAGACCCTGTATTGGGGGTCCAGAGGGGATGATGTATATGAACTTCAGCGTAAATTGAAGCAGTGGGGTTACTATACGGGACCGGTAGACGGGTATTTTGGTGCAAAAACCCACAAAGCGGTGGTATACTTTCAGAGAAAAAACGGTCTGAGGGTCGACGGGCTGGTTGGGAGAGAAACCAGGAGGGCCCTGGGAATGGCAGTTGCAACCAATTATGCGGCCTCCAGAGGTATATCAAATAGAGATGACCTCTATCTTCTGGCTCAGTTGATAACAGGAGAAGCCAGGGGGGAACCGTATTTAGGTCAGGTGGCTGTAGGGGCCGTTGTACTAAACCGGGTAGAACACCCCTCTTTCCCCAAGACTATAGCAGGGGTTATATTCCAGCCGGGGGCATTTACCGCAGTATCTGACGGTCAGATGTTCAGGCCGCCGACGAGCACCGCTATCCGGGCAGCAGCGGATGCCTTAAATGGATGGGACCCCACCTGGGGTGCATTATATTACTACAATCCTGCCAGAACCACAAATAGATGGATATGGTCCAGACCCGTCCATCTGGTTATAGGCAAGCACAGATTTGCCCGCTAG